The genomic window TGGCGGCGACGTTGACCCCCAGATCGCCGTCGGCGAAGACGGCGTCGACGGCCTCGAGGTACTGCGCCTCGGTGACGTGATCGACGTCGGTGTCGAAGATCTCACCGAGGTCGTCCCGGACGTCGTTGATGAGCGGAACGACGGTTTCGGCCCGGTCTGCGACCCAGTTTCGCTCCGTCACGACGCGGTCGGCTGTCAGGTGCATACCGCCCGTACGTGACGGACGGCCCTGGTTTTTGCGAAGGCTTTTATACTACGCAAAGAATAGCGTCGGATAAGCGGGTTCTCCCTGGAATCTTCCCGCAACCCAGGACGACCGACCTGGGAGCGTATTCGTCACGGCAGGTGTCAACGGATGGTCCGGGATACGAGACGTACTGCGCCGTCCCCCGTGGACGGTGCGACGCAACGGTATCGCCGGTACGATACAGTGCGGGCGGTCGTTGGACCGCCGTCGCGTCCCGGTATCCGACAGCATCGACCTGATTGGTTCGCTCCCCGGCGGCGAGTTCACGCAAGCCACAATCGGCGATTATGAGTACTGTAGAGCAGCAACTCGACGATCTGAAAGCAGAGATCACGAGCGAGTTACCGAGCGATATCTCGGTCTCCTCGGTGAAATACGAAGGCCCCGAAGTGGTGGTCTACACGCGCGACCCGAAGAAGTTCGCCCAGCAGGGCGATCTCATCCGCCAGCTCGCGAGCAAGCTTCGCAAGCGCATCACCGTCCGTCCCGATCCGAGCGTCCTCTCGCGGCCCGAAGAGGCCCGCGAGGAGATCATGAGCGTTATTCCCGAAGAGGCCGGCGTCACGGACCTCGACTTCCACGCCGACACCGGCGAGGTCGTCATCGAGGCCGAAAAGCCGGGCATGGTCATCGGCCGCCACGGCTCGACGCTCCGCGAAATCACCAAAAACGTCGGCTGGACGCCCGAAGTCGTCCGCACGCCGCCGATCGAGTCCTCGACCGTCTCGAACGTCCGCAGCTTCCTCAAGCAGGAGCGCGACGAGCGACGGGACATCTTGGAGAAGGTCGGCCGACAGATCCACCGTGAGGAGATGTCCGACGACGAGTACGTCCGCATCACGACGCTGGGCTGTTGTCGCGAGGTCGGTCGGGCATCCTTCATCCTCTCGACGCCCGAAACCCGGATCCTCATCGACTGCGGCGACAAACCCGGTGCCGAGGGCGAAGTCCCCTATCTCCACGCGCCCGAGGCGCTCGGCGCCGGTCCGCAGACGATCGACGCCGTCGTCCTCACTCACGCCCACCTCGACCACTCCGCGCTGATTCCCCTCCTGTTCAAGTACGGCTACGACGGCCCGATCTACTGCACCGAGCCCACTCGTGACCTGATGGGACTACTGACGCTGGACTACCTGGACGTCGCCGCCAAGGAGGGACGCGCTCCGCCCTACGAGTCCGAGCAGGTCCGCGAAGCGATCAAGCACACCATCCCGCTCGAGTACGGCGACGTCACGGACATCGCGCCGGACGTCAAGCTCACCTTCCACAACGCCGGCCATATCCTCGGCTCGGCCGTCTCGCACTTCCACATCGGCGACGGCCTCTACAACGTCGCGTTCTCCGGCGACATCCACTACGAGGACACCCGCCTGTTCAACGGCGCGACGAACGACTTCCCGCGCGTCGAGACGCTGGTGATGGAGTCGACCTACGGCGGTCGCAACGACTATCAGACCGATCAGGAAGACTCCGAACGCAACCTGATAGAGGTCATCAACGACACCTACGATAAGGGCGGGAAGGTGCTCATTCCGGCGTTCGCCGTCGGTCGCTCCCAGGAGATCATGCTCGTCCTGGAGGAGGCGATGCGCAACGGCGACATCCCCTCGATGCCCGTTCACCTGGACGGCATGATCTGGGAGGCGACCGCCATCCACACGACCTACCCCGAGTACCTGCGCGACGACCTCCGGGACCGCATCTTCCACGAGGACGAGAACCCCTTCCTCGCTGACGAGTTCAACCACATCGACGGCGGCGAGGAGGAGCGACAGGACGTCGCCGACGGCGAACCCTGTATCATCCTCTCGACCTCGGGGATGGTCACAGGCGGTCCGATCATGTCCTGGCTCTCCCACATCGGCCCCGACCCGGACTCGTCGCTGGTCTTCGTCGGCTACCAGGCTCAGGGGACCCTCGGGCGGCGCATCCAGAACGGCTGGGACGAGATCCCCACCAGCGAGGTCGGCGCCATGGGCGGCTCCAACGGCCGCGGCACCCTCTCGCTGAACGTCAACGTCGAGACCGTCGACGGCTTCTCCGGCCACGCCGACCGCGCCGGCCTCGAGAACTTCGTCAAGACGATGAACCCGCGCCCCGAGAAGGTCCTCTGCGTCCACGGCGACGAGCGCTCCACGCAGGACCTCTCCTCGGCGCTGTACCACAACTACGACATGCGCACCTTCGCGCCGAAGAACCTCGAGACCTTCCGCTTCTTGTAAAGCCCTCGCGATCGCTTGGCAGCGATCGCTCGCCCTTTCAGTCCGCCAGGACCCACCACAAGGGCGCGGCGCGCGGATCCGCGCGCCGCGCGGTCAGCCTGCCCTTCCCCATCGACTCGAGCGCTTGCCTCGATAGAGAGGCAAGCGCTCGAGCAGGCCACCGCACTGTTCGGTCGATCTCGCGAACCTCCGGCGGCTGATTCGGTTCAGCGACGCCTCCTCGAGTCCGTCTGAATCGCGAGAAATCGTGAGCCGGTGGAGTCGATCAGGAGAGTTGTTTCGAGAGCCACTCGAGGTTCGTCGCGAGGGTCGCCACGACGATCGCGATAATCGAGATCAGGATGAGGAACGTCGAGACGACGCTCACCATCGGGTCCAGCGACTGTCGCAGCGCCGTCCACGCGACGACCGGAATGGTCTCCGTGCTGTGACTCGAGAGGAACAGCGCCATCACGAACTCCTGGAGGCTGACGATGAAGGCCAGCAGGGCGCCGACGAAGATCCCGTGTTTGACGTTCGGGAGGACGGCGTAGGCGAACGACTGGAGCGGCCCGGCGCCGAGGTCCTTCGCGGCGTCGAGCAGTTGCCAGTCGAACCGGCTGAACACCGACCGCATCACGAAGTAGACGAGCGGCGTCGCCCACAGCGTGTGCGCGAGGATGATGCTCAGGAACGAGGCGTTCAGCCCGGCTCTGACGAAGTAGACGCGCATCGAGATACCGAGGATGATCGGCGGGATCAGCAGCGGAACGAGGACGAGCGGCGCGAGGACCTGTCCCGTCCGGCCGTCGTCGAGTTCGTGGCCGAAGGCCGCGGTGACGCCGAGCGTCGTCGCGACGACCGTCGTCCCGGCGCCCACGAGGAGGCTGTTGTCGAAGGCGGACAGCCAGCGCGTCTCCTCGAAGAACGCGCGGTAGTGGACCAGCGAGTAGTTCTCCGGCGGGAAGAGGAGCTGTCCGGACGCCTCGAAGGAGGTCGCGACGACCACCGCGAGGGGCAACAGCATGAACGTCAGGATCGCCAGATAGCCCGCCCGGAAGGCGGCGTTCTCTACGGTCTCTCTATGCATACTCGAACTCACCTCCGAAGTAGTTGAGCGTGACCGTGAGAACCGCGATGCTCGCGACCATCAGGAGCAGCATGACCACGGCGTAGGCGGTCGCGATCTCCCACTGGAGGTTCGACAGCAATCGCTTCTCGACTTCGATCGCGAACGGCACCCGCTGGCTGGCGAGCAGCCCCGGCGCGGCGTAGGCGCCGACGCTCCAGGCGAAGGAGATCACCGTCGCGACGATGATCCCCGGCATCGCCTGCGGGACGACGATCTCGAGGACCGAGCGCGGACGGCTCGCCCCGAGGTCGCGGGCGGCCTCGACGATCCCCCAGTCCATCGTCGACAGCACGCTGTAGATCGCCAGCACGGCGTAGGGGAGGACGATGTAGACCTGTCCGACGATCACGCCGATCGTCCCGGGGACGAACTGGATCGGCTCCGAGACGAGGTTCAGCGACAGGAGCACGTCGTTGACCGTCCCGGTCGGCGAGAGCAGGGGTCTGAACGCGTACGTCTTGACGACGAGGGTCGTCAGCAAGGGCAGGATCACCGAGAACAGCAGCGCCGACTTGAGCGCGCCCTCGGCTCGCCAAATCGCGTACGCGTAGAACACCGCGATCGAGACGGTGATCGCCGTGGCGATCAGTCCCAGCTTGAACGAGTAGACGATCGCGTCCAAGAGGACGCCGGAGGTGAACACCTCCGCGTAGCCGTCCAGCGACCAGGTCCCCGCGGCGTATCGGAGGTCCGTCGAGCCCGACGTGAGGCTGATCCGCAGCAGGATCAGGAACGGCGCCACGAACAGCAGCAACTCGAACACGAGCAGCGGCGCCATCAGCAACAGCGCTCGCTTCGAGCGCGACCGCTTCCGAAGCGGCTCCCAGACGCGGGCGACCGGCGCCGGCAGCGGCGAGTGCGTTCCGGACATCGTTAGAGTTCGACCCTCGAGCCGTCGTCACGGAACGCGAGAACGTCCGCGCCGTCCCAGCGGATCGTGATCTCGTCGCCGGCCTCGAACTCGCCGGAATCCGAGACGGTGCGTTCGGCGAACACCGACGTGCCCTCGACCCCGACGGAGTAACGAACCGTCGAGCCCCGGTAGAGAACGCTTTCGACGGTCCCGACGACGGAGTTCGTCGTGCTGCCGTCGGTGCGAACGGGCTGGGCCGCCTCATCCGCCTCGAGGCCCGACTCGGCCGATTCGATCGAGAGGACCTCGGGACGGAGCGATAGCGTCACCGAGTCGCCCGCGGCGAGCGCGTCGGCGTTCGACGTCGGAAGCACGACCTCTCGTCCCAGCTCCGTTTCGACGCGGACGACGTCCGACGACGTCCGATCGACCGTGCCCTCGACGAAGTTCGTATCGCCGAGGAAGCCCTCGATAAACCGGTTCTTCGGGTTCTGGTAGACCTCGTTGGGCTCGCCGACCTGGACGAGGTTCCCGTCGGCCATGATACCGATCCGATCGGCGAGCGTGAAGGCCTCGTCCTGGTCGTGGGTGACGTGGACGAACGTCTCCTCGAGTTCCTCGTGGATCTCGCGGAGTTCGATCTGCATGTCCTCGCTGAGCCGCTTGTCGAGGTTCGACAGCGGCTCGTCGAGCAGCAAGACGTCGGGGTTGACCGCCAGCGACCGCGCGAGCGCGACCCGCTGTTTCTGCCCGCCGCTCAGGTTCATCGGGTCGTCGTCGGCGTGCTCGTCCATCCGAACGCGCTCGAGCATCGCCATCGCTCGCTCGCGGCGTTCGCCCTTCTCGACGCCCTGCATCTTGAGCCCGAACGCGACGTTCTCGAGGACAGTCTTGTGGGGGAACAGCGCCCAGTCCTGGAACACCGTCGCGGTAGTGCGTTCGTAGGCGGGCCGATCGGTCACGTCCTCGTCGTCGATGCGGATCTCGCCGTCGGTCGGCGTCTCGAGGCCGGCGAGCATCCGCAGCGTGGTGGACTTGCCGCTGCCGCTGGGCCCGAGCAGGCACAGTAGTTCGCCGTCGTCGATCGTCACCGAGACGTCTTCGACGGCGAGTTCGTTGCCGTACCGCTTCTCGAGTCCGTCAAGCGTGATTTCAGACATAAGTGAAGTGCGATGAGGGGACCTCAGGAGTTCCGGATCGAAGAGAACTCGTCGGAGAGGTCGCCGCTGTGCTCCGCGAGGAACTCCCAGTCGGGGAAGGCGATGTTTTCCGCTTCTTCGCTGTCGCTCGGCAGGTCGTCCGCGAGATCGCCGGCGTATTCGGTGTTCTCGTTACAGAACAGGGTCGGCATCTCCTCGGACCAGGCCGTCTGCACCTCGGCGTCCATGAGGAAGTTGATGAACTCCTCGGCCCGGTCGCGCTTGTCGGTGCCCTTGACGACGCACCAGTGGTTCAGGTAGCCGGTCGTCTGTTCCGGCATCGTGTGGGTCAGGCCGTCGTAGTCGTCGATGTCGTACTCCGTCTGCTCGTAGTACCACTGGGCGACGTCGATGACGCCGTCGCCGAAGGCCTGCCAGACGTCCTGGCCGGAACTCGCCCAGCTCTCGATCGGCCAGTTCCGGACGGTCTCGAGGACGTCGTCGTGCAGGTCCGCGTCGTGCATCTCCTCGCCGAGTTCCGCCTCGTCCATCCCGACGGCGGCGGCGTACACCGGAAACCACCAGAAGCCGGTGTCGACGCCGATACCGTTGCTCTCCTCGACGGCCGAACCGGAGAGGTCGCTCCACGATTCGATCTCGGCGTCCATCTCCTCGCGGTGGACGATGGTACAGGGAGCGCCGTCGACCGGCATCCCGTACTCCGTGGTCCGGAAGTCCGCGTAGTAATCGATGAGTTCGTCGGCGTTGGGGACGTTCTCCGTCCTGATCTCGTGGAAGAGGTCGTCCTGCCGGCCGTAGTAGTAGAAGTTCCCCTCCGTGATGGTGACGTCGTACGGCGGGTCGTCGTCCGGCGCCGTCTGGATGTCGGTGAGGATGTCGTTCCAGCCGGGTTCGATCTGAATCTCCGCGTCGAACTCGTCCTCGTATCTCGGGACGACCGATTCCTCGAACCGTTCGGCGTAGTTCCCGCTCCAGACGCTGACTCGAAGCGGATCGCTACTTCCGCTCGAGAGGAGTTCGGTACAGCCGGCGAGGCCGGTCGCCGATCCGACCGCAGTCGCGGTAAGCAGGCGGCGGCGCGAGACAGAAGAAGCCGCGGCCGTAGTTGCTGATTCGCTTGTACTTTCGCTCGTCTCTGCAACCCGTTCAGGGTCTGCAGGCATTGGTACCCCGGTCATCTCTGGTGGCGACATAAAACCGTTGTGGACTCCAGTGAACGTCTCGACGAGCGACTAGTTCCGTCGCGTTCGGTTCGAAACGGGCGGGATCACCGACGCTCGCTCGGGGAGCCGTTTCCAGCGCCGTCGGCGCGATCGGACTCCGCTTCGGTATCGGCGCTGCCGTCGCAGTCATCGCTGTCGGCCCGATCGTCTCCGTCGGATTCCGTCTCCCCGTCTCCCTCCCAGACGCGACTCCGATAGCCGACGTAGACGGGAATCGACAGTATATAGTGGATCACGGCCAGCTGCGTCACCGTCGATCGACCGAAGACGGCGACCGCCGCCAGCAGAGCGACGCCGACCCCCAACAGGGCCTCGAAAGACAGGTTCGACGCCTCCTCGAACGGCGCCTCGAGGAACGGCTCGAGATCGACCACTCAGAACACCTCCTCGGCGATGAGTCGCGCCGAGACGACGACGGGGACGATCTCGAGGCGGCCGATCCACATCGCGAACACGAACGTGAGTTTGAGCGAGGCGGGATTCGTCGCGTCGACGATCGCGGCGCTCAGACCGACATTGCCCTGGACGCTCGCGACCTCGAAGAGGACGTTCGCGGTCGCGTACTCGGCCGGCAGCACCAGCAGGGCGACGACGCTCGTCACGAACAGCAGGACGAACCAGAGCACGGCGATGATCGCGGCGGTGTCGAACGCCGCCGACGCGCCGCCGGCGGTATCGGCCGTCGACTCGGAGGGATCGTAGACGTCCATCCCGCGTTCCGGCGCGTCGAGCAGGAGCCGGCGGACGCGGACGATCTTGACGCCGCCGCGGCCGAAGCCGGCGGCCGCGACCGCGGCGATCAGAAAGGCGGGGATCGCGTAGAACTCCCCCCAGCCGATGGCGACGAAGACCGAGAGCGCCGGTAGGAAGGCGTAGACCTTGACGAGCGTTCCGAGGTCGTATAGCGCGCGACGGAGGGTTTCGTCCGTCGTGATCGAGGATCGAGCGAAATTGCGTACGAGGAGTACGGAGACGACGCGAAAAAGGATTCGTCCGTGATACGCAGGCGGCGATCGACGCGGCGCTGACGAGAACGACGGGGCTCGAACTCAGTCGTCCGCTTCGGCCGCCTCCGGCGCGTCGGCCGGATCGACGACCTCACCCGTCGCGGGGTAGACCCCCACCTGATCGCAGATGTCGGCCATCGGACAGGCGTCCGGATCCTCGAGACACGCCGGCTTGCGCGCCGTGCAGTACTCGCGGCCGAACTGGATCGTCGCGGTGTGGCCGAACCCGCACTTGGCGGCGGGTACCTCGCGCTCGAGGACGGCGCGCACCGCTTCGTGGTCGGCGTCGGCCGGCGCGATACCCATGCGGCGGTAGATCCGATGCACGTGGGTGTCGACGGGGAAGACGCCGCCGCGACCGCCCGCGAACAGCAGGACGCAGTCGGCGGTCTTCGGGCCGACGCCGCGGACCGAGAGCAGCGTCTCGCGAACCGCGGCGGGGTCCTCGTCCTTGACGAACGCGTCGAAGGCTGTGGCGGAACCGAACTCCTCGAGGACCCACTCGGCGGTATCGATGAGCGTCTCGGACTTCTGGTTGTAGAGGCCGGCGCCGCTGATCGTTTCGGCCAGCTGCGACCGCTCGGCGGCGGCGAGCGATTCGGCGAGGTCCACGTCAGGGCCGTCGTATCGCTCTATCAACGCGTCGTGGGCCGGCTGGCTCGCCTTGTCGCTGGTGTTCTGGCTCAGAATCGTCCGGACGAGACAGGTGAAGGCGTCCTGACCGCCGTACGTCTTCTGCCAGTACAGCTCCCCGAGTCGATCGACGACCTCCTCCGCGCGGGTGTCGGCCGTCGCGGGATCGAACTCGGCCGCGGCGCCGCCGCCCTCGACGCCGCCGCTGATGTTCACGGCGGGTTCCTCGTCGCTCATGCGCGCGGCTACGTCCCGGCGATACGTGTGTATACCGGATTCGCATCGATCGAAATCCCGTCGCCGTCCATTCCGCCGTCGGCCGGCACTCCTGGTGACCCAAACGCGTATGCTCAGCGTACGCTGAAGCGCTCGTACCGCTATCGGGGACTATCGGCCGATTTGCGGGGCTCGATACCGCGAGCACACGAGCTGCGGTACTCTTTTCATCGTCGTTCTCCTCAACCCGCGTAATGAGCAGCATCCGGATAGTACCAGACGTCCGCGAGTATCTCGATTTCGCGGACGAGCTAACGCGTTCCGGGCGACCACGTGACTCCCGATGAGTAACCAGCTATCAGATCAGACCGATCAGCGCACCGCGCCCGGTCTCGGGGGCAGGTTCACCCCCTCGCGATCGCGTTCCGCGCTCCGGGGCCCCGTTGAGCCGCTCGATGGACACGAGGACACCGACCACCTCGCTCTTCTCTACGAGGATCGCGCCGAACAGTTCGAGGCGGTCGTCCCGTTCATCCGAGACGGTCTCGAACGCGGCGAGCGGTGTGTTTACGTCGCCGACGACAACACCGTGGACGAGGTGCTCGATGCGATGCGAGTCCGTGGCGTCGACGTCGACGCCGCGCTCGAATCAGGGGCACTCTCAGTGTACACGGAGGAAGACACCTACCGTCGGTCCGGCGAGTTCGACCGCGAAGCGATGATGGAGTTCTGGAGAGAGTCGCTCGCGGACGCGACCGCCGACGAGTTCACGGGGCTCAGAGCCGCCGCCGAGATGACGTGGGCACTCGAGGCCGACGAGACGGGCCTCGAGGAACTCTGTGAGTACGAAGAACTGCTCAACCCGCTCTACGACGGTGACGACTACGCGGTCCTCTGTCAGTACAATCGCGACCGGTTCCCAGCAGACGTCGTCCACGACGTTCTCAAGACCCATCCCTACCTCGTCTACGACGGCACTATCTGTCAGAACCTCTACTACACACCACCTGAGGAGTACTTCGGGCCCGACCGAGTATCGCGCGAGGTCGACCGGAAGTTAGAGACGCTGGTCGATCGGACCAACGCGCGGTTGACGATCGAGACCAGCGAACATTACCAGCGCGAGGTGTACGAGATCATGTCGGATCCCAATCGCGCGTTCGACGAGAAACTCGACGCGCTATTCGAGGTCGGGTGCGAACGGTTCGATCTCGACCTCGGCGGGCTGGCCCGGGTCGATCCGGAGAGCGATCTGTTCGAGGTCGAGGCAGTTAGCGGCGAGCACGACCACCTCGTTCCCGGGGCGCGACTCGACCTCTCGGAGACCTATTGCCGAGTCGTCGCCCACAGTGACGCGGGATCGGACGACGACATTCCGGACCCGGTCGAGATCACCAACCCCGTCGATAGCGGCTTCGAGAACGCGGCCTGTTTCGCCGAGTTCGACGTATGCACCTAT from Haloterrigena sp. KLK7 includes these protein-coding regions:
- a CDS encoding beta-CASP ribonuclease aCPSF1 translates to MSTVEQQLDDLKAEITSELPSDISVSSVKYEGPEVVVYTRDPKKFAQQGDLIRQLASKLRKRITVRPDPSVLSRPEEAREEIMSVIPEEAGVTDLDFHADTGEVVIEAEKPGMVIGRHGSTLREITKNVGWTPEVVRTPPIESSTVSNVRSFLKQERDERRDILEKVGRQIHREEMSDDEYVRITTLGCCREVGRASFILSTPETRILIDCGDKPGAEGEVPYLHAPEALGAGPQTIDAVVLTHAHLDHSALIPLLFKYGYDGPIYCTEPTRDLMGLLTLDYLDVAAKEGRAPPYESEQVREAIKHTIPLEYGDVTDIAPDVKLTFHNAGHILGSAVSHFHIGDGLYNVAFSGDIHYEDTRLFNGATNDFPRVETLVMESTYGGRNDYQTDQEDSERNLIEVINDTYDKGGKVLIPAFAVGRSQEIMLVLEEAMRNGDIPSMPVHLDGMIWEATAIHTTYPEYLRDDLRDRIFHEDENPFLADEFNHIDGGEEERQDVADGEPCIILSTSGMVTGGPIMSWLSHIGPDPDSSLVFVGYQAQGTLGRRIQNGWDEIPTSEVGAMGGSNGRGTLSLNVNVETVDGFSGHADRAGLENFVKTMNPRPEKVLCVHGDERSTQDLSSALYHNYDMRTFAPKNLETFRFL
- a CDS encoding ABC transporter permease encodes the protein MHRETVENAAFRAGYLAILTFMLLPLAVVVATSFEASGQLLFPPENYSLVHYRAFFEETRWLSAFDNSLLVGAGTTVVATTLGVTAAFGHELDDGRTGQVLAPLVLVPLLIPPIILGISMRVYFVRAGLNASFLSIILAHTLWATPLVYFVMRSVFSRFDWQLLDAAKDLGAGPLQSFAYAVLPNVKHGIFVGALLAFIVSLQEFVMALFLSSHSTETIPVVAWTALRQSLDPMVSVVSTFLILISIIAIVVATLATNLEWLSKQLS
- a CDS encoding ABC transporter permease, translating into MSGTHSPLPAPVARVWEPLRKRSRSKRALLLMAPLLVFELLLFVAPFLILLRISLTSGSTDLRYAAGTWSLDGYAEVFTSGVLLDAIVYSFKLGLIATAITVSIAVFYAYAIWRAEGALKSALLFSVILPLLTTLVVKTYAFRPLLSPTGTVNDVLLSLNLVSEPIQFVPGTIGVIVGQVYIVLPYAVLAIYSVLSTMDWGIVEAARDLGASRPRSVLEIVVPQAMPGIIVATVISFAWSVGAYAAPGLLASQRVPFAIEVEKRLLSNLQWEIATAYAVVMLLLMVASIAVLTVTLNYFGGEFEYA
- a CDS encoding ABC transporter ATP-binding protein encodes the protein MSEITLDGLEKRYGNELAVEDVSVTIDDGELLCLLGPSGSGKSTTLRMLAGLETPTDGEIRIDDEDVTDRPAYERTTATVFQDWALFPHKTVLENVAFGLKMQGVEKGERRERAMAMLERVRMDEHADDDPMNLSGGQKQRVALARSLAVNPDVLLLDEPLSNLDKRLSEDMQIELREIHEELEETFVHVTHDQDEAFTLADRIGIMADGNLVQVGEPNEVYQNPKNRFIEGFLGDTNFVEGTVDRTSSDVVRVETELGREVVLPTSNADALAAGDSVTLSLRPEVLSIESAESGLEADEAAQPVRTDGSTTNSVVGTVESVLYRGSTVRYSVGVEGTSVFAERTVSDSGEFEAGDEITIRWDGADVLAFRDDGSRVEL
- a CDS encoding extracellular solute-binding protein, producing MPADPERVAETSESTSESATTAAASSVSRRRLLTATAVGSATGLAGCTELLSSGSSDPLRVSVWSGNYAERFEESVVPRYEDEFDAEIQIEPGWNDILTDIQTAPDDDPPYDVTITEGNFYYYGRQDDLFHEIRTENVPNADELIDYYADFRTTEYGMPVDGAPCTIVHREEMDAEIESWSDLSGSAVEESNGIGVDTGFWWFPVYAAAVGMDEAELGEEMHDADLHDDVLETVRNWPIESWASSGQDVWQAFGDGVIDVAQWYYEQTEYDIDDYDGLTHTMPEQTTGYLNHWCVVKGTDKRDRAEEFINFLMDAEVQTAWSEEMPTLFCNENTEYAGDLADDLPSDSEEAENIAFPDWEFLAEHSGDLSDEFSSIRNS
- a CDS encoding potassium transporter TrkG encodes the protein MDVYDPSESTADTAGGASAAFDTAAIIAVLWFVLLFVTSVVALLVLPAEYATANVLFEVASVQGNVGLSAAIVDATNPASLKLTFVFAMWIGRLEIVPVVVSARLIAEEVF
- the nth gene encoding endonuclease III, producing MSDEEPAVNISGGVEGGGAAAEFDPATADTRAEEVVDRLGELYWQKTYGGQDAFTCLVRTILSQNTSDKASQPAHDALIERYDGPDVDLAESLAAAERSQLAETISGAGLYNQKSETLIDTAEWVLEEFGSATAFDAFVKDEDPAAVRETLLSVRGVGPKTADCVLLFAGGRGGVFPVDTHVHRIYRRMGIAPADADHEAVRAVLEREVPAAKCGFGHTATIQFGREYCTARKPACLEDPDACPMADICDQVGVYPATGEVVDPADAPEAAEADD